ATTCTCTGTATTTGTTCgtctttttccttcattttgttCATTACTCTTTCGCTAATTGCTGATACCAGCATTCTCGATTGATGTTTCTGTTGCTCTTCTAATTCCAATCTTATTTTCTTCGTCTGTAAATAAACAAACAATGagtaaatgaaagaaaaagaaaaaaaaaaaaaaacagagagaaTTGAATTGGGGATTAAGCTTACATGGTGAGAAATGATGGAATTGATATCCAACTGATACTGTTGAACAAGTGGCAAAACATCATCACCGACAAACGATGGAATTTGAGAGAGTCCGTTGCAGGGTTTCTGAGGGGTAGAGAAAGAAGGAGTGAATGAATCTCTTGAACGTTTCCTTGGAGCGACTACATCATTTGTGGGCAGGTTGAAGGTAAGACCACTCTCAGTATTCACCGACGTCTTGGGCTGAATCTGAATCGGCAAATAATTCTCCGGCATTGGCAACAGTCCTGAACTCATCTGGGTATTGTATACAAATCCATTCGAATTTATCAAATTCCTGCAATTTCCAATAAACCCATATCAGCAAATCTAAAAACAAATCAACCCagaaagataagaagaagaagacgatgAGAAATACATACCTTTGTTGATTTAAAAGATTGAGATGTCTTGCTTCAACACTAGCCATGTGTATATGATTTCTGAATCTTTGGCTTATGGGTTGTTAAAGAAGGAGATGAGAGGAGAGAGAGCATGCAAATGGAGTTGGGGAAGTAGAGAGGGAAGAATGGGCAGTGCCCTTTATTTAAAGCCTTTAGGGAGtcaaagagagagaaaaagtgataaaatagaGCGAGAATACCGATACGAAATGCTTTGAAAATTGCAAAACTAAAAAAGGGATTGCCTGCATTTGCAACAACCATTCATCATTTAattctctaattaatttaattaattaattaattaaatacaatACTATAAATATTTCTTCGTTTCATATCAATTGATCATTAAAATCATACACTGTTATTGTATGATTAAAAAATGTTGTATAGTTGAATAGATCGAGTTTAGTGCATTGAAGTGCATTCTGCGTTCATCATTTAActctctaattaattaaattaattaattaatcaaatacaaTACTATAAATATTTCTACGTTTCATATCAATTGATCATTAAAATCATACAATGTTATTGTATGATTAAAAAATGTTGTATAATTGAATAGATCGAGTTTAGTGCATCGAAGTGCATTCTGCGTTCCATTTCTACCCATCACTTTCCTATCTCCACGCACTTGTCTCCAATCAATAATTACATCAATATTCTATTTAATTTCTTCTCTCCACACTTTCAACAACTATAATTACATTTCAAACAAatctttttcatattattttaagctaaataatattttatgtcattttttaaaaattatcatttatttaaaaaaaatttatgtataattaataattctcGTAATGATTGTGTCCAAATTGAAattatcacttattttaaaagGGAGATAGTATAAATTTTGAGCTCCACTAAATTCACTGTTTATTTATTCAACGTAGATTTGAAATTATGTATCTTAcacatttaatttatttttaacacatttttaaaaagtgaggTATTTGATCAAGTTTTTAAGAGAAAAACGGGGTTTTGAAATATGGTGAATaagaataatattaaatgtAGAATTTTAATAATGATGGTATtaattagttatgcttgcattattaTGCTAAACTTATTTCTTATACAATGTttgatttggtgtattaaaaatatcttgcATTGgataatccttttttttttaaatctcgCAAATACGATATAATTAACGAATGTGGAAAAGTTTTTGAGAGATGATTGTGTTTTAACCATGCTAATACACGCATTTAAAATCCTTGCATTGTTAGTACATGGTTTTTCATCTATTAGTTATAAATAACAGATAATATTAAATAGGGGAtatagctaaaaaaaaaaagtgtaccAAACCAAATATTAGTAGTATACAAAGTTAATGCATACATTGTTTGGTACATTTTTCAACCTagttatgtataactaattagTTATACACATTATTGTATATTGAAGTGTGTATACgatattagtaatgcaagaGGTTTTAATATATTCATTATCATAGTTAATAAAGACCTCATTGTCCcttaaaacattttatttttgtatttttccatTATAATTGTGgaagaatatttttattcaatacatgttatttttaatacaccaaacaaGACAATGataagaaataatctatgtataattagtGAAGAATTactaatatattatatttaacattatttttatacacccTGCTAAAAGACGGTGAGTCAGCTAATTTGTAGGGACTTGTCCGTAAATTGAGGTTTCTTTTTTCCTTGTGATACTGCGGGGATAACGTGATTACGTGGCTGTGAATTCCGATGCAGTAACTGACATTTTGGGTCTATGCCACGTTGTCCAAACCTCCACGTcaccctctttttcttttcttcttttcacacttttgtttttttccttattttaacTTTCTTAAAATGGACTTTCAAATTTATAAACCTACCAAATATACACTGCAATTCTTCTTAAATATACTCCCACTGTcccaatttaatttaatttatatgacgtacttttttttttagtcaattttaaaaagaatgacatatttttatattgagtaataatttaattataaaatgtctattttatccttaatgaaattatttacagtcatacaattttttatcattcattttggaccataaattttgaagtgttcctttctttcttaaacttcatgccgagtcaaactacctcacataaaatgaaacggagggagtaataaattaCATACTCATTCGCTTCAAAttaactttatatattttttattttacctaTATTTGAGTaccaatattaaaaatttatagagcgtaaaaaatagttaaattattttgttgAGTAATAGTAAAATTTCTCAACATGTTAATTGATAGGTACTTATAAAATAAGAttagattaaataaatttaaaaagagaaaaatatcattttaagtGTCATAAATAAATGCGATAAAGAGGTAGTACTATTAGacaaaataaatctaaattagtgtTACTGGAATTCCGTAACTTTGTCCTAAATCTTCTTACAAGttcctttaaaaaataacttaattaggaaGGGGATTTGAACAATTATAACATCGTATtgtatttttctaaatttttttataaaaaggatgaaatgaaaaaaaaatgtatttgcAGATTATTTATAAgatatatctttttctttcttggGTTTCTATCCAGCGTTTGTTCCGATAATGTAGTCCtactaattcaaatttatacaatataaaatttcataatttttattaaaaatattttcatactCGAAATTTCTAATATATTAAGAAGCTATCTCATTCACTACACAATATACGATAGTGGTATCTTTTTCTTTAATGGTTGTGAACTTTTGTGattatcttttaaataaagTGGGACCTGGTCTGTCCCACGTGTGAGGCAGTGAGATCTGGACAAGTGGGGAGTGGGTCCCACAGTTTCTGCGTCTTGTCTCTGTACGGATCAtcacaacaaaacaaaacattacGTGCTCTCATCATCCACCTTTATTTGCTCTCCACTTTACAAATACTTTCTCCCTaaattatttgtcatatttttctttagacAAGTTCTAATattaattaggaaaatatttaaattattttatttttaaaatataattttctattaaatatttattgattgagatgtttataattttttaaaaataaatatttctaagggttaatgagaaataaataattaatttgatcttaaacaataaataatttgagataattaattttaaaaattacaataaataatttaagacagaaagaaaatttaattactccattcatttcattttgtttgaCTAGTATGAAACTCTTTATTATAGGTTTGTTTTACCTAATAATTGTATTCTCAAAatctgaattttaaaaataatatcaaaaatatattgtattgatttgttaaaataaataaataaataaaatttaatgttagACGAAGTAAAATGACACTATGGATTAATATCTTTTCATATAAATTGACAAAGATAAGCGAAATGAACAAATACCCCCTAGCTATATTTGGTATCCATATTAGAACTCAATTGATTTAGATTTCGCGTTGTATAGGGCCCCAATCAGGGGAAGCTCTtcgcataattttttttttgataccTAAAGCTCAAATTCAAGACctttaattaaagaaagatCAACTTCATCCACAGCTGACAGAACTACACCCTTAATACTTATTTCACATGCGTTAATTCTCCATCTTGTGTGAATGCGTTTGAGAGTACCGactttaagaaatttaaaaaatcaatatataattaaatatacataaagTGTTTAAATTATCGTTTTAAATGAGTACTAGTAAGGTTTttacatgaatttttatttttttcttatgaaaactaaaatttatatataacgattaaataaaaaaaaaaaaagagaaagaaatttATCACTCTTTGGACAAACTAAAATGACACTGAGATACAACCACAAATCCAATGTAACATCACATGTGGGTCTAGAGAAAGTGACATGTACTCAACCTTATTTCTATTTTGTGGGAAATAGAGATATTATTTTCGATAGACACATGGattaagagcccgtttggatagGAGGAAAACAAAAGTAgcttttttgttaaaaaataaaaagtcaaactataaatgacttttaagtcaaaaaaataaaaagtgggGGAGTCatacttttggtttttaactttttttttaaagttatttttacctttgtcaaacattttcaaaagctaaaaatgacttgaaagtaggtttgatcaacttttaagtcaatccaaacatgcTCTAAGTAAAGAGCAAACtacataaatctcactagtttagatCCTAATACTAGGATTCTCGATAGTTTAGAATATTACATCATGTaccatatttcattttttgaataCATGCATCGTTACTCGTCAGATACATTTGTCAGTTTTAAAAATTGAGATACATGTTTTATCAGTTTGAATTAAATGGATGTAACTGATTTCCTTAATCAAAGGAGTAATTAAGGATCAAATGACGACTCTAACATGTTTACAGGACCCCTAGCGTATCAACTTTAacaaattttcttaaaataatgaaatcataaaatcaaaatatggtAATTCATCTTCTTGATAacaattcatttttcttttctttgtttcttgaGGTTTTGGATTTTTTTCACAATGGTTAATATCATATAGTGTTGAGGCATTCAGGTTCATGAATTTCAAATACTGATTATGAAAATTATTGGATCGATTGAGTACTATGGAAATATAATGTCACCTAcaactaggggtgttcacggtttggataaaaatcgatccaaaccgaaaaaccaaaccaaaccgataaaataaaaccgattttatttgggtttggtttggtttggttttagatttttgaaaaccgatagtatttggtttggttatggttttatttttaaaaaatcaaagaaataaccGAACTGAACCAATGAAttatacacatatattttattaatatacatacttaatatattgtttttataaacaattttaaagatcttatacatattttcattaaaatttctttataatttacttattgaaactAAAAATGCCCAAActgaaacatttatcttattgatttcatgtatatgagtgtctatgacaattctttgtgggactgaaaatgttattgtctcttccttctaggccaatatagtgaattttaaagctttattgatagtaaatttagtgatcgaaagttcaataatttaagtcattctaacaatttttcgttttgaatggattgttgtcacttttttcacattttaaatgaattgtttcttttatttttgtgtatggttaataaccgaataaccgaaccaaaccaaaccgaaaccgataatcaccaaaccgataaatgtatattatatttggtttggtttggttttgataattttaaaaccgattaagttggtttgattttggttttgaccaataaccgatccaaaccaacccgtgaacaccctTACCTACAACTATCTAGTTAAAGGTATTTCAACACAACTAGAAATCGATTGTACACGTAAAAGTATGAAGACCAGATACATGATGGAAGACAATTTAACCGCAATGAAATTCAAAACGAAATGggaataagatttttttttttatgaaattaaaaagacgTTAATTCAATTGCGGGTTGTATCCATTATTCATAACAGCTAAAGAGCAAATATTTAGATGTAGCAGTAATGGTGAAATATCTTTTGATTCTGATACGTGAATTGTTCAACTGGGAGCTGAAGGAACAACTGAAACAACattacttcttgaaaagaatcGTAATGTTGAAGCGTTATGCATTTTGGATAAGAATTCGAATCATGTTATTGTCGACTATAATCACAAAGTTGTTTAGATTTAAGCACTTGTATAAGGACAAAGATATAGTTATATCTGTAATGTAAAATATGTCATAGACCATTGATTTAAATACAAAGTTGTAAGATCAGACAGGAAAAAATTAGTCATATCGATTATTGTTTTGTAGGATGTATCTCATAAACGTAATGTATATCCTTTTAAGAGTAATTTCTTAGAATTaagattaataatttgttaGAATGTATCTTAGTTTTTTTAGCTTGTATCTCAGAAACATAATGTATATCTTTTTAAGAGTAATGATCTAAGATTTAAGATTAATGATTTTGTTAGCATATATCTTAATTTTTCACCCCTGTATCTCAGAAATATAATGTATATCTTCTTAATAGTAATGATAGTATATTTaagataaatgatttttttaattatatatcttAGTTTTATAGTGTGTATCTCAGACACATAacatatatttgatttttttatatgatattaacgcgaaatatttatcaaataaatgaTTAAAATAGCCAAAACACTATGAAAAGTATAACGAGATGCATGATACATTATACGTAAATGTGTGTATGTCATACATGATacattttgatatttatatataatgcATATCATATTGTTTGATACCTGACGACATATATGCAATATTATTGGTGCCTCACCAGTACAACATGTCTAGCTCTGAAGGTAAATTTTCGGATGCAGATATGCTATTGGACAAGATAAAGATAAGCTATGCTTGTTGTAGAATTCTTACGAAAAGTATAgggaaatcaaggattgtattgataATGAAAATTGTTGAGTACATGCTCCTTATATAGGATAAGAGTCCTATACTAGCTACACTAGAAGTCCTActacaatataaatatattatttacatgAGTATGATTATTACTATAACTAAAACACCTTATCCTAGTCAACTTTAGCTCCATACACGATACATTAGCTTAGTCGTATATAAGTTAGGATTTAGCAGTCTATCCCTAGTGTGACTCTAACTCAACAGTAGTAAACACGTTAGTCAGCTTTCTTGGACCagttcctttgacatgttctaATTATCAACTtttttcatcttcaacacttcaGCTCAAGCTAGTGAGTGGAGGAACTGTAACTCTTAGTTTATTGCAAAATCCAGAAAAGACTTGTTTTGTCAATGCTTTGGTATAAATGTCAGCTAGCTAACCCTTAGACCTCACAAACTGAGTAAGAAGTTGTCTTCTGGCCACCTTCTCACGAACAAAATGATAGTTCATTTCAACATGTTTGGTTCTAGCATGCATAACTGGATTAACTTTTATGTACAAGGCACTCAAGTTATCACAATACAATGTAGGAATAGATCGAAGGAACACCCCAAGATTATGAAGTAGATACATGATCCATGTCATCTCTGTTATAGTGGAGGCTAGTGTTCTATACTCAGCTTCAAACACTCAAATGGGCTACGGTGGACTGTTTCTTGGAAGTTCAAGAAATACAATTTGCACCTAGGTAGATGATATAGCCTATAGTTGATCTCCTAGTAGCGGTACAACCTCCCCAATCAATATCTGAATATCCATACTACCCACATGgtgattttgaaataattttgagtCGAAAGTGTAGAGTACCTTTGATGTATATAAGAATCCTTTTTACTCCTCGAAGATGTTCAATGTTTGAACTTTGCATAAACTGGCTTGCTAAATTCACAACATGAGTGATATCAGGTCTAGTGAGTGTCAAGTATTGAAGACTCCCTACTATCATTCTGTATAAGGATGCATTTACAAGACTTCCCACAGCTTCATGTAAACCATGCTTTTGAGCCAAATGAGTGGCCACTTCCTTTGCCAAAGTCATCTTTGTCTTGTCCAGCAGCTCAGCATCATACTTACTCTGACTTATTCCTCCTTCAAAATACTTAACATCTACTCCTAGAAAGAAGTGTAAAGGACTAAGATCTTCCATTGCAAACTTTTTCCCAAGTTGAAGAACCAACTCTGAGAGATGTGATGGATTACTTCCTGTGACAAtaatatcatccacatataacAAGAGAAATATATATAGTGCCTTTGTGAGTTTGCAAAGTAAATAATGAGGGATTTGTCTTACTATAGATGAAATTAATGTGTAGGAGATGCATGCCAAACCTATCAAACCAGGATCTTGGTGCTTGTTTAAGACCatacaatttctttttaagtaGACACACATGCTGAGGATACCTGAGATCAATGAATCCAGGAGGTTGACTCATGTACACCTTCTCTTGTATGAAACCATAGAGGAAGACATTTTTGACACCTAGTTACCTAACTTCCCATTTTGAGTTGATTGCAATGGATAGAACCACCCTAATAATTGTGGCATTAACCATCGGGCTAAatgtttcttcaaaattta
The Solanum stenotomum isolate F172 chromosome 12, ASM1918654v1, whole genome shotgun sequence DNA segment above includes these coding regions:
- the LOC125846927 gene encoding probable BOI-related E3 ubiquitin-protein ligase 3 yields the protein MASVEARHLNLLNQQRNLINSNGFVYNTQMSSGLLPMPENYLPIQIQPKTSVNTESGLTFNLPTNDVVAPRKRSRDSFTPSFSTPQKPCNGLSQIPSFVGDDVLPLVQQYQLDINSIISHHTKKIRLELEEQQKHQSRMLVSAISERVMNKMKEKDEQIQRIGKINLVLQERVKTLYMENQLWRDLAQANEATANSLRSNLEQVLAHVTEERLSAEEDAESCCGSNNEEDDEEEVRTLAGDARDKRNRMCRRCGERESCVLLLPCRHLCLCTVCGSSLQDACPVCNSNMNATVHVNMSS